Proteins encoded in a region of the Rhodococcus sp. SBT000017 genome:
- a CDS encoding tellurite resistance TerB family protein: MAFWDQLKSKAQELNGQLQTKTSQFKNKEFANGSMAMCALIAAADGTIDPAERQKTASLIAGNEALRVFEPDELRQKFDWYCDKLQGDFDFGKVEATATIGKLKSKPDQARAVIQIGIIIGGADGHFDDHEKAAVRNACFAVGIDPAEFEL; encoded by the coding sequence ATGGCGTTCTGGGATCAACTCAAGTCCAAGGCACAGGAATTGAACGGCCAGCTGCAGACCAAGACCAGCCAGTTCAAGAACAAGGAATTCGCCAACGGCAGCATGGCAATGTGTGCCCTGATCGCGGCGGCGGACGGCACCATCGATCCTGCCGAGCGCCAGAAGACGGCATCTTTGATCGCCGGCAACGAAGCCCTGCGAGTGTTCGAGCCCGACGAGCTTCGGCAGAAGTTCGACTGGTACTGCGACAAGCTCCAAGGAGACTTCGACTTCGGGAAGGTCGAGGCGACAGCCACGATCGGCAAGCTCAAGTCGAAGCCCGACCAGGCCCGAGCCGTCATCCAGATCGGCATCATCATCGGCGGCGCCGACGGCCATTTCGACGATCACGAGAAGGCTGCTGTGCGCAATGCGTGCTTCGCAGTCGGAATCGATCCGGCCGAGTTCGAGCTCTGA
- a CDS encoding RNA polymerase-binding protein RbpA: MADRVLRGSRLGAVSYETDRDHDLAPRRVARYRCDNGEEFDVPFADDAEIPGTWACRNGLEGSLIEGTAPEAKKVKPPRTHWDMLLERRSVDELEELLKERLDLLKVKRRGA; this comes from the coding sequence ATGGCAGATCGTGTACTTCGAGGTAGCCGGCTGGGAGCGGTCAGCTACGAGACCGACCGTGATCACGACCTGGCACCCCGCCGCGTTGCGCGCTACCGGTGCGACAACGGTGAGGAGTTCGACGTACCGTTCGCCGACGATGCCGAGATTCCCGGAACCTGGGCATGCCGCAACGGCTTGGAAGGGTCGCTGATCGAGGGCACTGCGCCGGAGGCCAAGAAGGTCAAGCCTCCCCGCACCCACTGGGACATGCTGCTCGAGCGTCGTTCGGTCGACGAGCTCGAAGAACTCCTCAAGGAGCGTTTGGACCTGCTGAAGGTGAAGCGCCGCGGCGCATGA
- a CDS encoding chorismate mutase family protein, with protein sequence MSQDSDQRSTDALRTAASEAESEGHRAVGEQKLAELRRELDGIDEVLRAAIRDRIDVCVRVAHVKREHAIPMMQPGRVGLVTERAREFASANGLSPDFLEDLYRSMIAEACRVEDSIIDSPTPGPGLDSER encoded by the coding sequence GTGAGCCAGGATTCTGATCAGCGCTCGACCGACGCTTTGCGCACGGCGGCCTCCGAAGCGGAATCGGAAGGTCATCGCGCAGTCGGCGAGCAGAAACTTGCGGAGTTGAGGCGCGAGTTGGACGGAATCGACGAAGTTCTGCGCGCTGCAATTCGAGACCGCATCGATGTGTGTGTACGTGTTGCACACGTAAAGCGTGAACACGCCATTCCGATGATGCAACCGGGCCGTGTCGGACTGGTGACCGAGCGTGCGAGAGAATTCGCGTCGGCCAATGGGTTGTCTCCCGATTTTCTCGAAGATCTGTACCGATCGATGATCGCAGAGGCATGTCGCGTCGAGGATTCGATCATCGATTCTCCGACGCCCGGGCCCGGCCTCGACAGTGAACGGTAG
- the pabB gene encoding aminodeoxychorismate synthase component I: MTIHTLLVDNYDSFTYNLYSLLAEVNGRPPTVVKNDVEWTSLDFDVYDNVVISPGPGRPDLEQDFGISARVILESGLPILGVCLGHQGLCHLFGGSVDLAPAPMHGRITDITHTGVDLFAGIPSPYSVVRYHSLVVTRTPADFEEVAWTPDGLVMAVRHRSKPMWGVQFHPESISTEYGRELLANFRDLTLAQSSASSASRTQDSMFTIETRSLDEAFDSEQVFEALFADGSKSFWLDGSAALEPDCRFTVMGDCSGPHAEYVTYSVAETTVTVQGADGTTERIHSTFFDYIDDRLRERATPPRHDLPFAFGLGYVGYLGYELKADTGGQLVHTAATPDASMVFADRALVFDHEAGTLYLMGLATTPGDPVLAQWFDSVTDTLHGLSRKVAPNDRPGVPASGTPLLGADRSLEPRLRHDRAHYLDLISQCLAEIRSGETYEVCLTNTATVAGSIDATATYSYMREINPTPYSALLKFPELSVLSASPERFLRIDADRIVESKPIKGTRPRGATAEEDNALKADLVANEKDKAENLMIVDLVRNDLAQVCVPGSVHVPKLFDVETYAPVHQLVSTVRGRLRDDASAADCIRAAFPGGSMTGAPKIRTMAIIDKLEDGPRGVYSGAIGYFSITGTADFSIVIRTIVATEHEVTYGVGGAIVALSDPDEEFEETMVKAVSMRRALTGRTTNSG, translated from the coding sequence ATGACGATCCATACGCTCCTGGTGGACAACTACGATTCGTTCACCTACAACCTCTACAGCCTTCTGGCGGAGGTGAACGGTCGACCGCCGACGGTGGTCAAGAACGACGTCGAGTGGACGTCGCTGGATTTCGACGTCTACGACAATGTCGTGATCTCGCCCGGCCCAGGGCGCCCGGATCTGGAGCAGGACTTCGGGATCAGTGCCCGGGTGATACTCGAGTCCGGTCTACCGATACTCGGTGTGTGCCTCGGGCATCAGGGTCTGTGCCATCTGTTCGGTGGCAGTGTGGATCTCGCGCCCGCACCGATGCACGGCAGGATCACCGACATCACTCACACCGGTGTGGATCTGTTCGCCGGGATCCCGTCGCCGTACTCGGTAGTGCGGTATCACTCACTCGTAGTGACACGCACCCCCGCCGACTTCGAGGAAGTTGCGTGGACGCCCGACGGACTGGTCATGGCCGTTCGGCATCGCAGCAAGCCGATGTGGGGAGTTCAGTTCCATCCCGAGTCGATCAGCACCGAATACGGCCGCGAACTGCTCGCCAATTTCCGCGATCTGACGCTGGCACAGTCGAGCGCATCGAGCGCGTCGCGTACTCAGGATTCGATGTTCACCATCGAAACACGTTCGCTCGACGAGGCTTTCGACTCCGAGCAGGTATTCGAAGCTCTCTTTGCGGATGGCTCGAAGAGTTTCTGGCTCGACGGCAGCGCGGCTCTCGAACCCGACTGCAGATTCACCGTCATGGGCGACTGCTCGGGTCCCCACGCGGAGTACGTGACCTATTCGGTTGCCGAGACCACGGTGACCGTGCAAGGTGCCGACGGTACGACCGAGCGCATTCACTCGACATTCTTCGACTACATCGACGACCGATTGCGAGAGCGGGCCACTCCCCCTCGGCACGACCTACCGTTCGCTTTCGGTCTCGGCTACGTGGGTTACCTGGGTTACGAACTCAAGGCCGACACCGGTGGGCAATTGGTTCATACCGCTGCGACTCCCGACGCGTCGATGGTCTTCGCAGATCGCGCGCTGGTGTTCGACCACGAGGCCGGCACCCTCTATCTGATGGGGTTGGCCACCACCCCCGGGGATCCTGTGTTGGCGCAGTGGTTCGACTCGGTCACCGACACCCTGCATGGCCTGTCCCGAAAGGTTGCCCCGAACGACCGTCCGGGTGTGCCTGCGTCCGGCACTCCCCTGCTCGGAGCCGATCGCTCGCTCGAGCCCCGTTTACGCCACGACCGTGCCCACTATCTCGATCTGATTTCCCAGTGCCTCGCCGAGATTCGCTCCGGTGAGACGTACGAGGTGTGTTTGACCAACACGGCGACCGTAGCCGGTTCCATCGACGCGACCGCCACCTACTCGTACATGCGCGAAATCAATCCAACTCCGTACAGTGCTCTGCTGAAGTTCCCGGAGCTGTCCGTGTTGAGTGCGTCTCCGGAACGCTTCCTGCGCATCGACGCCGACCGCATAGTCGAGTCCAAGCCGATCAAGGGAACGCGTCCCCGCGGGGCCACCGCGGAGGAAGACAACGCGCTCAAGGCCGATCTCGTCGCGAACGAGAAGGACAAGGCCGAGAACCTCATGATCGTGGACCTGGTGCGAAACGACCTCGCCCAGGTCTGCGTGCCGGGGTCGGTGCACGTGCCGAAGCTGTTCGATGTCGAAACCTACGCTCCCGTACACCAATTGGTCTCGACCGTTCGTGGTCGCCTGCGCGACGACGCGTCGGCGGCGGACTGTATCCGGGCTGCGTTTCCGGGTGGATCGATGACGGGAGCCCCGAAGATCCGCACGATGGCGATCATCGACAAGCTCGAAGACGGACCGCGGGGGGTGTATTCGGGTGCTATCGGCTACTTCTCGATCACCGGCACCGCAGACTTCTCGATCGTCATTCGCACGATCGTGGCCACCGAACACGAAGTGACCTACGGGGTGGGTGGCGCGATCGTGGCATTGTCGGATCCCGACGAAGAGTTCGAGGAGACGATGGTCAAGGCTGTGTCGATGCGCCGAGCGCTGACCGGTCGAACAACGAACAGCGGGTAG